One Flavobacterium sp. 90 DNA segment encodes these proteins:
- a CDS encoding DUF1349 domain-containing protein, producing MKKIVLSALVLFLAQNLSAQTLNKMQWFNEPEKWDIKNNALIMNVTANSDYWRISHYGFTVDDAPFYYATYGGEFEAKVKLTGNYIARFDQMGLMLRIDEKNYIKTGVEFVDGKFNISTVVTHDKSDWSVTTLEKAPPFVWIKVVRRLDAVEVFFSYDDKNYILTRNAPLQDNTPVMVGLMAASPDGKGFEAKFENFKVTHLPDQRRLEWLKNHQ from the coding sequence ATGAAAAAAATTGTACTTAGTGCTTTGGTTTTATTTTTAGCGCAAAACCTTTCGGCGCAGACCTTAAATAAAATGCAATGGTTTAATGAGCCTGAAAAATGGGATATTAAAAACAATGCTTTGATTATGAATGTTACTGCAAATAGTGATTATTGGCGTATTTCGCATTACGGATTTACGGTTGACGATGCACCATTTTACTACGCAACTTATGGTGGAGAATTTGAAGCCAAAGTAAAATTAACCGGTAATTATATCGCACGTTTTGACCAAATGGGATTAATGCTTCGTATTGACGAGAAAAATTACATTAAAACCGGAGTTGAATTTGTAGATGGAAAATTTAATATCAGCACTGTTGTAACGCACGATAAAAGCGATTGGAGTGTTACAACTTTAGAAAAAGCACCGCCATTTGTATGGATAAAAGTCGTAAGAAGATTAGATGCTGTTGAAGTTTTCTTTTCGTATGATGACAAAAATTATATTCTAACCAGAAACGCGCCATTACAAGACAATACGCCGGTTATGGTAGGTTTAATGGCAGCATCTCCAGACGGAAAAGGTTTTGAAGCTAAATTTGAAAATTTCAAAGTAACACATTTACCGGATCAACGCCGATTAGAGTGGCTTAAAAATCATCAGTAG